The following coding sequences lie in one Rutidosis leptorrhynchoides isolate AG116_Rl617_1_P2 chromosome 6, CSIRO_AGI_Rlap_v1, whole genome shotgun sequence genomic window:
- the LOC139853445 gene encoding uncharacterized protein, with protein sequence MSNSENDGWEYLLDIDDSDITYIGSQRTQPVPLTSRAQTTLVSTPLPVGSAIRSPPSPQPTRKKQKQPEPCTPPRPMLRGSGSNKTNQLSYRIPGPAGVFQDAYELRNNENNVVDEKSTQDFIREVINKAEFDDSFTKAPWINAMEFAYPYGGRSNIADILSQRKCYWVDQVVGVIKTCAPNVVGDLSITLKDTTGTIKASISSKIIDGVQGKYEGVKGIREGAVLVIQNCSIFCPSSYVHYLNITRRSLVKVFLRDGGSA encoded by the exons ATGTCTAATTCCGAAAATGATGGATGGGAATACCTTCTTGATATCGATGATTCCGACATAACCTATATTGGTTCGCAACGAACTCAACCTGTACCCCTTACTAGTCGCGCTCAAACCACTTTGGTGTCGACCCCGTTGCCGGTTGGTTCGGCGATCCGGTCGCCACCTTCACCCCAACCTACTCGTAAAAAACAAAAGCAACCAGAACCTTGTACACCACCACGACCTATGTTGCGCGGTTCTGGGTCTAACAAAACGAACCAACTATCGTACCGTATTCCCGGACCCGCTGGTGTTTTCCAAGATGCGTACGAACTTCGCAATAACGAGAATAACGTTGTGGATGAGAAGTCCACGCAAGATTTTATAAGGGAAGTGATAAACAAAGCTGAATTTGATGATTCCTTTACAAAAGCTCCGTGGATTAACGCCATGGAGTTTGCATATCCATACGGAG GGAGGTCTAATATAGCAGACATTCTGTCACAACGTAAGTGTTACTGGGTCGATCAGGTTGTTGGTGTTATCAAGACTTGTGCTCCAAATGTTGTAGGCGATCTATCTATAACGCTAAAA GACACTACTGGTACAATCAAGGCATCAATTAGTAGCAAGATCATTGATGGTGTGCAAGGAAAGTATGAAGGTGTTAAAGGCATACGCGAGGGAGCTGTTTTGGTGATACAAAATTGTAGCATTTTTTGTCCATCGAGTTATGTCCACTACCTTAACATTACGCGAAGGAGTTTAGTGAAAGTGTTCTTGAGAGACGGCGGATCTGCGTAG